A window of Vulpes lagopus strain Blue_001 chromosome 21, ASM1834538v1, whole genome shotgun sequence contains these coding sequences:
- the ZNF740 gene encoding zinc finger protein 740 isoform X1 produces the protein MAQASLLACEGLAGVSLVPTAASKKMMLSQIASKQAENGERAGSPDVLRCSSQGHRKDSDKSRSRKDDDSLAESSHSKKTVKKVVVVEQNGSFQVKIPKNFICEHCFGAFRSSYHLKRHILIHTGEKPFECDICDMRFIQKYHLERHKRVHSGEKPYQCERCHQCFSRTDRLLRHKRMCQGCQSKTSDGQFSL, from the exons ATGGCTCAG GCAAGTCTCCTGGCTTGTGAAGGCCTAGCAGGTGTGAGTTTGGTTCCTACTGCAGCCAGCAAGAAGATGATGCTGAGCCAGATTGCCAGCAAGCAGGCCGAGAATGGAGAGCGGGCAGGTAGCCCTGATGTGCTGAGGTGCTCGAGTCAG ggCCACCGAAAAGACAGTGATAAGTCCCGGAGTCGCAAAGATGATGACAGCTTGGCTGAGTCCTCTCATTCAAAGAAGACTGTTAAAAAG GTGGTGGTAGTGGAACAAAACGGCTCTTTTCAAGTAAAGATTcccaaaaattttatttgtgaacACTGCTTTGGAGCCTTTAGGAGCAGTTACCACCTGAAGCGGCACATCCTTATTCATACTG GTGAGAAGCCATTTGAGTGTGATATATGTGATATGCGCTTCATCCAGAAGTACCACCTGGAGCGTCACAAGCGTGTGCACAGTGGTGAAAAGCCCTACCAGTGCGAACGGTGTCATCAG tGTTTTTCTCGGACAGATCGATTACTCAGACACAAACGGATGTGCCAAGGGTGCCAGTCCAAGACTTCCGACGGGCAGTTTTCTCTATAG
- the ZNF740 gene encoding zinc finger protein 740 isoform X2, whose product MKEASLLACEGLAGVSLVPTAASKKMMLSQIASKQAENGERAGSPDVLRCSSQGHRKDSDKSRSRKDDDSLAESSHSKKTVKKVVVVEQNGSFQVKIPKNFICEHCFGAFRSSYHLKRHILIHTGEKPFECDICDMRFIQKYHLERHKRVHSGEKPYQCERCHQCFSRTDRLLRHKRMCQGCQSKTSDGQFSL is encoded by the exons ATGAAGGAG GCAAGTCTCCTGGCTTGTGAAGGCCTAGCAGGTGTGAGTTTGGTTCCTACTGCAGCCAGCAAGAAGATGATGCTGAGCCAGATTGCCAGCAAGCAGGCCGAGAATGGAGAGCGGGCAGGTAGCCCTGATGTGCTGAGGTGCTCGAGTCAG ggCCACCGAAAAGACAGTGATAAGTCCCGGAGTCGCAAAGATGATGACAGCTTGGCTGAGTCCTCTCATTCAAAGAAGACTGTTAAAAAG GTGGTGGTAGTGGAACAAAACGGCTCTTTTCAAGTAAAGATTcccaaaaattttatttgtgaacACTGCTTTGGAGCCTTTAGGAGCAGTTACCACCTGAAGCGGCACATCCTTATTCATACTG GTGAGAAGCCATTTGAGTGTGATATATGTGATATGCGCTTCATCCAGAAGTACCACCTGGAGCGTCACAAGCGTGTGCACAGTGGTGAAAAGCCCTACCAGTGCGAACGGTGTCATCAG tGTTTTTCTCGGACAGATCGATTACTCAGACACAAACGGATGTGCCAAGGGTGCCAGTCCAAGACTTCCGACGGGCAGTTTTCTCTATAG